Proteins from a genomic interval of Zingiber officinale cultivar Zhangliang chromosome 1B, Zo_v1.1, whole genome shotgun sequence:
- the LOC121983126 gene encoding uncharacterized protein LOC121983126 has translation MVVTTMMRLSSPSPENLRMRKKFKVSVRVDAVDGLPSALPGAGAAAAVEIEWRRRPSPKVVGALSFLAGRKKTERGVTSKRIADEGLNVAAARWGDGDQENRFEKVFRFRDSDLVAAGSLDGLDSCRAWDVSFTVLYGNIDNGVEVKELERIGTATVNLVEWARECLSQKTGGRPEEKELMKQLPISLVTDSLSSYGMLYVTVSFTEVSTGNVKPSSSANAENTKIEQMDRQIERSNSGSSDRGNTEDDGILADNTNRSHTASSSGISSPEPESTSKRWFSWRKKSKSSFSYGDLEGESKRTSLSQELFFSDNINKGSSGGSSQDDIDSVGRWTSEEFVSRDKQAKLKVQTFFASIDQRDPTAGGESACTAIVAVIADALHRNDLNTPTRSEFDAFIRQGSLEWQKLCNNKSYIERFPDKHFDLETILEAKTRPISILHDKSFIGFFQPESFKSLHGLMSFDDVWAEIVSDNARHNKVYIISWNDHFFILKLESDAYYIMDTLGERLYEGCQKAYVLRFDDTTEMYHCCEENKGAEDNEELICRGKDCCREYINRFLAAIPLQEELELEKKGIETNTALHQRLQIEFHLTQASTDGRSDGHLNWNDCWTSAVMNPWTTQGETILLGI, from the exons ATGGTGGTGACGACGATGATGAGATTATCCTCGCCGTCGCCGGAGAATTTGCGTATGCGGAAGAAGTTCAAGGTCTCCGTGAGGGTGGATGCCGTCGATGGCCTTCCCTCAGCTCTGCCGGGGGCAGGCGCGGCGGCGGCTGTCGAGATCGAGTGGCGCCGGCGGCCGTCGCCCAAGGTTGTCGGTGCGCTGTCCTTCCTCGCGGGAAGAAAGAAGACGGAGCGAGGGGTCACGTCGAAGAGGATCGCGGACGAGGGCTTGAACGTCGCCGCCGCTCGTTGGGGCGACGGCGACCAGGAGAACCGGTTCGAGAAGGTGTTCCGATTTCGCGACTCCGATCTGGTCGCCGCCGGTTCGCTCGACGGACTCGATTCTTGCAGAGCGTGGGACGTCTCCTTTACTGTCCTATAC GGAAATATTGATAATGGAGTGGAGGTGAAGGAACTTGAAAGAATCGGGACAGCAACGGTAAACCTAGTTGAATGGGCTAGGGAATGCCTGTCCCAGAAAACAGGAGGAAGGCCAGAAGAGAAGGAACTCATGAAGCAATTACCCATCTCCTTAGTGACGGACAGCTTGTCAAGTTATGGAATGCTCTAT GTAACTGTCAGTTTCACGGAGGTGAGTACTGGCAACGTAAAACCGAGTTCATCAGCCAATGCAGAAAACACAAAAATAGAGCAAATGGACCGACAAATTGAGAGATCCAATTCAGGAAGCTCTGACAGAGGAAATACAGAAGATGATGGCATATTGGCAGATAATACTAATCGAAGTCACACTGCTAGCAGCAGTGGAATATCAAGCCCAGAGCCAGAATCGACTTCAAAGAGATGGTTCAGCTGGCGTAAGAAGAGCAAAAGTAGTTTTTCATATGGGGATCTTGAGGGAGAAAGCAAAAGGACTTCCTTGTCTCAGGAACTCTTTTTTTCTGATAACATCAAT AAAGGATCATCAGGGGGATCTAGTCAAGATGATATTGATTCCGTTGGTAGATGGACAAGTGAAGAATTTGTGAGCAGGGACAAACAAGCAAAACTCAAAGTTCAAACATTCTTTGCTTCCATCGATCAGCGAGATCCAACTGCTGGAGGAGAGAGTGCATGCACAGCAATCGTCGCAGTGATTGCTGATGCCCTCCACAGAAACGATCTGAATACTCCAACTAGATCAGAATTTGATGCATTTATCAGACAAGGCTCATTGGAGTGGCAAAAGTTGTGCAATAACAAGTCATACATCGAGCGGTTTCCAGACAAGCACTTTGATCTCGAGACGATATTGGAAGCGAAAACCAGGCCAATATCCATTTTACATGACAAATCTTTCATTGGGTTCTTTCAACCGGAGAGCTTCAAATCATTGCATGGCTTAATGTCATTCGATGACGTTTGGGCTGAGATAGTAAGCGACAATGCAAGACACAATAAGGTCTACATTATTAGTTGGAATGATCACTTCTTCATTCTCAAGTTGGAATCAGACGCATACTATATTATGGATACTCTGGGAGAGCGACTATACGAAGGATGCCAGAAAGCTTATGTCTTAAGATTCGACGATACCACAGAGATGTATCATTGCTGTGAAGAAAACAAGGGAGCTGAAGACAATGAAGAGCTAATTTGTAGAGGGAAAGACTGTTGCAGAGAGTACATAAATAGATTCTTAGCTGCTATACCATTGCAGGAGGAGTTGGAACTGGAAAAGAAAGGGATCGAGACCAACACAGCCCTCCACCAGAGGTTGCAGATCGAGTTCCATTTGACTCAAGCTTCAACTGATGGAAGAAGTGACGGTCATTTGAATTGGAATGACTGTTGGACTAGCGCAGTAATGAATCCATGGACCACACAAGGAGAAACAATATTACTAGGGATATAG
- the LOC121983138 gene encoding diacylglycerol O-acyltransferase 3-like gives MEFSGVVLRRTTAVSCVQTIRDCVTGFVPTAAPSKARFARRVSASVRRMGLSASFSDVGHLKYYASPVRCGGGKFKKEEKKKAKLMKGLSKDLAALCSMGIASVDASQGLAPEAEGKMITEAAELLIAELRQLRAQEKEMKRKRKEEKSATKAAMKKGCNESSTSSSSSESSDSECDGEVVTMNNHQASIIVQEPESKSLPISPAAPPKPVEETEHHNAQKPPQDSSNYSVATIGSCSSSKRAVSAPATEMLVNKVEVCMGGKCKRSGALELMEEFNKKIGSEGAVVGCKCMGKCKQGPNVRVLNHSDEAIAPRSPLCIGVGLEDVGTIVANFYGENKGASPVASLQIIE, from the exons ATGGAGTTCTCCGGCGTCGTGCTCCGTCGAACCACGGCCGTATCCTGCGTTCAGACGATTCGCGATTGTGTTACAGGATTCGTCCCCACCGCTGCCCCATCCAAGGCGCGCTTCGCGAGGAGGGTTAGTGCTTCGGTTCGGAGGATGGGGCTATCGGCGTCGTTCTCAGACGTGGGGCACCTCAAGTACTACGCCTCGCCGGTCCGGTGCGGGGGAGGGAAGtttaagaaggaggagaagaagaaggcaaAGCTGATGAAGGGGCTTTCTAAGGATCTTGCGGCGTTGTGTTCGATGGGCATCGCCAGCGTCGACGCGAGCCAAGGACTCGCTCCGGAAGCCGAGGGGAAGATGATCACG GAAGCAGCAGAACTTTTGATTGCGGAACTGAGGCAGCTAAGAGCGCAAGAAAAAGagatgaagagaaaaagaaaggaagagaAGTCGGCAACTAAGGCTGCGATGAAGAAAGGCTGCAATGAATCATCCACAAGCTCTTCTTCCTCAGAATCCAGCGACAGCGAGTGCGACGGCGAGGTTGTCACTATGAACAACCACCAAGCTTCTATTATTGTTCAAGAACCCGAGTCCAAAAGCCTACCGATCTCCCCTGCAGCGCCGCCCAAGCCAGTGGAAGAAACAGAGCATCACAACGCACAAAAGCCACCGCAAGATAGCAGCAACTACAGCGTAGCAACAATTGGCTCTTGCAGTAGCTCGAAGCGCGCCGTGTCCGCGCCCGCGACCGAGATGCTTGTTAACAAGGTCGAAGTGTGCATGGGAGGCAAATGCAAGAGGTCCGGGGCACTGGAGTTAATGGAGGAATTCAACAAGAAGATTGGAAGCGAGGGTGCAGTTGTCGGCTGCAAGTGCATGGGCAAGTGCAAGCAAGGGCCGAATGTACGAGTCCTGAATCACTCCGATGAAGCCATTGCTCCGAGGAGCCCTCTGTGCATTGGTGTTGGATTAGAAGATGTTGGAACAATCGTAGCCAATTTTTACGGGGAGAATAAGGGCGCAAGTCCGGTGGCGTCGTTACAAATAATAGAATAA
- the LOC121983149 gene encoding receptor-like protein EIX2, translating to MRDCDLKVIPVSSSNVNFTSLEILDIYGNNFNSTFPQWVWNVSSLTHLDLGSSGFYGTIPEAIGGLTSLTYLDLSNNSNVKGAIPRSIAHLQRLELLSLQGNRLSGSLANWIVHLTSLTLADLCDNTLNGSIPTGIGKLSNLTSLYLCGNQLQGSVSEVHFENLTRLEDLDLSYNNLKISFDPNWVPPYQLASVQLMRCEIGPEIPRWLQLQTRIEILDLSDNQIAGTLPSWLWNLSSSTLQFLYPSSNQIKGKLPTFLEVSRLQELRLDTNQLEGQLDDFFSYNDSSTQLESSTQSDVVLLSLANNFLEGGIPLSICNWTRLLFLHLSNNSLTREIPYCLGESLKELETLNLACNHLFGEIPRTIGFMKKLGRLALNNNGFSGQLPSSLQNCTNLFYLDLAYNAFAGSLPAWMGESLQRLQVLHLGFNNFSGNIPQQLTQLEELEILNLSNNSFSGSLPFCMGNFTAMALTSQYWYTNRNGLFLTTKGHYIHGTPYSHYVDLVISTKGQNLHYPYDSELTKSLDFSGNSLIGEIPRGIGRLKGLHNLNLARNHLSGRIPEEIGEMESLESLDLSVNELSGNIPNSLANLNFLSYINLSYNNLVGRIPSGHQLQTLNDTSSYMGNPGLCGPPLSIDCSVDATVHEVHKMKDFEWIWLFIPMMVGFVMGFWTFCGFLFFKTEWRYAYFRGIDSYYDRILLQLHLCLARLNRQD from the coding sequence ATGCGCGACTGCGACCTTAAAGTCATCCCGGTGTCTTCATCCAATGTTAACTTCACCTCTCTTGAGATCCTTGACATCTACGGTAATAATTTCAATTCCACGTTTCCCCAATGGGTGTGGAATGTTAGTAGCCTTACACATCTGGATCTTGGTTCTTCTGGATTCTATGGCACAATTCCTGAAGCCATCGGAGGTTTAACCTCTCTTACTTACCTTGATTTATCCAATAATTCCAATGTCAAGGGAGCTATACCCAGATCAATAGCACATCTGCAGAGATTGGAATTACTGAGTTTGCAGGGCAATCGACTGAGTGGAAGTTTGGCCAATTGGATCGTGCATTTGACTAGTCTTACACTTGCAGATTTGTGTGATAATACTCTTAATGGCTCAATACCTACAGGGATCGGGAAGCTTTCTAATCTCACCTCTTTGTATCTCTGTGGTAATCAACTCCAAGGCAGTGTATCAGAGGTCCACTTTGAAAACCTAACGAGATTAGAAGATCTGGACTTGTCTTATAACAACCTGAAGATATCTTTTGATCCCAACTGGGTTCCTCCTTATCAACTTGCTAGTGTTCAACTGATGAGATGTGAAATAGGGCCTGAGATTCCTAGATGGTTACAATTACAAACAAGAATAgaaatcttggatttgtctgacAATCAAATTGCAGGAACATTGCCTAGTTGGTTATGGAATCTGTCATCTTCAACTCTTCAATTTTTGTACCCGTCTAGCAACCAAATTAAAGGTAAACTGCCGACATTTTTGGAGGTTAGCAGACTGCAGGAGTTAAGGCTCGACACTAACCAACTGGAAGGCCAACTGGATGATTTTTTTTCCTACAATGATTCCTCCACACAATTAGAGTCCTCGACACAGTCTGATGTGGTTTTATTGTCTCTTGCAAACAATTTCCTGGAAGGTGGCATACCATTGTCCATTTGCAATTGGACACGTCTCCTTTTTCTTCACTTATCAAACAACAGTTTGACTAGAGAAATTCCTTATTGCTTAGGGGAATCACTGAAAGAGCTTGAGACATTGAATTTGGCCTGCAATCATTTGTTTGGAGAAATTCCAAGAACAATTGGGTTCATGAAGAAACTTGGTCGACTAGCGCTGAATAATAATGGTTTTTCTGGTCAATTACCTTCCTCATTGCAAAATTGCACAAATTTATTTTATCTTGATCTGGCTTATAATGCATTTGCTGGCAGCTTACCAGCGTGGATGGGAGAAAGTTTACAGAGGTTACAAGTACTTCATCTTGGTTTTAATAATTTTTCTGGAAACATCCCACAGCAACTTACACAACTTGAAGAACTTGAAATATTGAATCTTTCAAACAACTCCTTCTCGGGATCCTTACCCTTTTGCATGGGTAATTTTACTGCTATGGCATTGACATCACAATATTGGTATACAAATCGTAATGGTCTATTTTTAACTACAAAGGGGCACTATATTCATGGTACTCCGTATTCACATTATGTTGATCTTGTTATATCAACGAAGGGGCAAAACCTTCATTATCCCTATGATTCAGAACTAACCAAAAGTTTAGATTTTTCTGGAAATAGCTTAATAGGAGAGATCCCTCGAGGAATTGGACGTCTTAAAGGGTTGCATAATTTAAACTTGGCTAGAAATCATCTTAGTGGCAGAATTCCTGAAGAAATAGGTGAGATGGAGTCATTGGAATCTCTTGACCTGTCAGTGAACGAACTCTCTGGTAATATTCCGAATAGCTTGGCGAACTTGAACTTCCTGAGCTATATAAATCTGTCATATAACAATCTAGTGGGAAGGATACCATCCGGTCATCAACTTCAAACTCTCAATGATACTTCTAGCTATATGGGCAATCCTGGGCTCTGTGGGCCACCACTTTCCATTGACTGTTCAGTGGATGCAACTGTTCATGAAGttcataaaatgaaagattttgaaTGGATCTGGCTTTTTATTCCCATGATGGTTGGATTTGTGATGGGATTCTGGACCTTCTGtggcttcctcttcttcaagacaGAATGGAGATACGCATACTTCCGTGGAATCGATAGCTACTATGATCGAATTTTGTTGCAACTGCATCTCTGTCTTGCTCGGTTAAACAGACAAGACTAA